GAGCGTCGTCTTCCAGATCCACCATGTCCCAGCCCCGGAAGGCCAGGAGTTTTTCGAAGGCCTCCTCCCGCGACTGCCATTCGGGCCACTGTCCGCCATCGCAGGTGCGCCGCAAGGTGCCCACCAATCGGGCCGACGGAAAGGCCCTCTCCGCCTCGCGGCAACGGGCCATCCAGTCCACCGCGTCCATCAGATCCAAGCGGATTTCCACGCGGCGCACGCGTCGCTTGGCAGCGGGGGTCAACGCCAATTCCTGTGGAGGTCTGGACAGGACCAGGATCGCCGTCGGTTGGAAATCGCTCATGGGAACCAAAGCCTAAAAACTGGTACGGGCAATCCGGAGGTCTTTCACCCGAGACACCCTCGACCCGCCCCCATCGCAAACGCGTTCTCCAAGGCGCCCTGCAACCATTTCCGGGCCTGGTCCACCGCCTCGCGCAAGCCCAAACCCTGGCTGATTCCAGCGGCGATGGCCGATGCGTACGTGCAACCGGTCCCCCGCGTGTGCACGGTGTCCACCCGCGGAAACGTCCACTCGCGACAGCCTTCCGCGTCGCAAAGGACATCCACCGCCAAGTTCCCTGGCAGATGCCCGCCCTTGACGAGCACGGCCCGCGCCTGGGATTTGACCAAAAGCTCCTCGGCGGCCTCCCGCATCTGTTCAAGGTTGGAAACAGGGCGCTCCAAGAGCACGGAGATCTCATCGAGATTGGGGGTGAGCAGGCTCGCCAAGGGGAACAATCGAGTCCACGACGCCTCGATGGCTGCGTCGGAAAGCAACGACCGCCCCGCCTTGGAGGCCATCACCGGGTCCACCACCAGGGGCAAACCCCGCTCGGACAACACCTCCGCGACCGCACACACCACCTCCGCATCGCCCAAGGCGCCGGTTTTCACGGCCCCCACCGGGAGATCGTCCAGCACGGCGCGCGCTTGCGCCGCCACCCAAGGGGCGGGCAAAACCTCCACCCCATGCACTCCCAGGGAGTTCTGGAAGGTGATCAGACTGATGGCGGCCGCCCCGTGGACCCCGAAATTCTGGAAGGTGCGCAGATCCGCCTGGATCCCCGCTCCGCCGCTGGGATCCGAGCCTGCGATGGTCAAACAAACCGGCTTCATCCACTCGAACCTAGCACTCCAGCGCGATCTTTGCATTTTGCCTGGGGTGGTGATCATCCGACTGGCCCTCCAACTTCTCGCCTCCGGGCCATCCGATACCCTCTGGCCCGCCTCGGCACTGCCGGCGTTCCAAGCCGCGTCGCGGCTTTCTCTATCCGGCCATTACGCCCAAGCCGACAGTGTCGCCACCGCTTTGGAGCGGACCTTGCGCCGGGAAGGCTCGCTTTTGCACGCCACCGTGGATCTGACCGCTTTTTCCGATCTGCACGAATCGGCTCGGCTGGAATCCGCTCGAGCCCGGCTTTCCAGCCTGGATAAGGAACTTTCCGACCCCAAATCCGCCCGCGAACGGTTCTTCGCCGTTTTGGTCCTTTCCCAGCAGTCCTACCTCGCCACCTTGGAATCCAGCTCCTTGTCCGCCGCCCTGAGCGGACGCAAGGCCGCGACGCTTGCCCAGGATCTGGTGGACGAGGGCTACCAGAATTCGGAATTGCAAGGGATCCTTGGCGGCTATTGGTTCTGGAAAGCCCAGACCTTGGGCGCCTTGGCGGGGGCCTTCGGAGGCGACACGCGCGACAAAGGCCTGGATTGGACCACCCGGGCGGCGTCTTCCCATTCGCCCTACCGCGAGGTCTTCCGCACCTCGCTTCTGTGGATGCGCTTCGAGCGCAAGGAATACGCCGCCGCGCTGGGCGTGGTCCAAGCCGCCCGCGCAACCCTTCCCGAAAACCGGCTCCTGCGCCAGGCGGAAGGCGACATCCTGTTCCGGCAAAACCGCTTTGCCGAAGCGTTGGAAACCTACCGCACGAGCTTTCTGGAATACCGGGGCTTGGAGCCCCTGCCCGCCAACCGGCTCGCCGCGGCAGGGAACCTCGCGCGCATCCACGAGGCGATGGGCCACGCCGATTCCGCCCGCAGCTGGATCGACACGGTCGACGCCCCTCGCTACGCCAAGGTGCGCAAGTGGCTCCCCCCTTCGTTGGTGCGCGAACTGGAACCCGTCCGCAAAAGGCTGAAACAACGATGAATCCTCCCCCACGCGAATCGGTGGACCTTCTGGTGGTGGGCGCGGGCACGGGTGGCTGCGCCGCCGCGATCGCCGCACGCAGACAGGGATTGTCCGTTGCCATCGTGGACCGCCGGGAGTTTTCCGACATCGGAACCAAGGCCTGCGGCGACGCCATGGAAGGCGAGGAACTGCGTTGGTGCCGGGAGGTTCTGGGTGTGGACCTCGCACCCGCGATCTTGAAGGCAGGACTCGGCGCCCGCATCACCACCTCCGACGGAAGCCACAGCCTGGTGTTGGGACCCGAGCTGGGATCGCGGGCCATGGTGGATCGCCCCGCGATGGGCAAGCTCCTGTTGAACCGCGCGATCGAGGCCGGTGCGGTCTTCCATCCGGCCACCAAGGCGTCTGGATGGATCGTGGAAAACGGAGTCGTGCGCGGCATCCAGACAGATTCCGGCGAATATCGCGCGCGGTGCTGCATCGACGCGTCCGGAGCGGTTTCCGGTCTGCGCGAGCGCGTGGAGACGGCCTCCCCCTTGGAGCGCAAGGGCCACCCCTCGCGCATGGCCTTCGCCTACCGCGAGATCGCACGCGTTCCCCAAGGCCTCCCCCACCCGAACGAAATCGAACTGACCTACGACCTGCGCCAATCCAACGGCGGGTACGTGTGGTACTTCCCCAACGGCGAAAACCGCATGAACGCGGGGATCGGTGGCGCCGTGGCGGCCTTGCCCTGGGCCCGCAGGCTCCACGACCATGGCCAATCGTGGGGCTTGGCGTGGGAGCGCGAATCCGCGGCGGGAGCGTTCCTTCCCGCCCGCGCGTTTTTATCCTGCGCGGTGGCACCCGGCTACATCGCCTGCGGCGACGCGGCCTGCTGCGTGGGGCCGCTCGACGGCGCCGGGATCCACTCCTCGCTGTTGTCCGGGTATCTGGCCGCCCTGCAAGGCGCCAAGGCCTTGAGCGGTGGCGGACAGGCCACGTTGGAAGCGCTGTGGGACTACCAAGGCGCCTATCTGCGCTACGGCTGGGGCCACATCCGCGACCACGGAGCCGGGATCTCCGCCCAGGAGGTGCTGCGGCCGCTGCTGCAGAAATTGTCACAAGCGGAATTCGACGCGCTGGTGCGCCTGGCCGACGAGCGCACCGTCACGGCACTGTACAACACCTCCTGGAAATCCATTCCGCCGCTTCTGGCCATCCTGGGCAAACTCGCCCTGCGCCCGCGCCTGGTGACAAGAATTGCCAAGGCGCTTTGGCGCATGACCCGTCTGCGCTCGCACCTTCTGGCTTTTCCGCGCACACCCGCCGCGCATCCGGCGTGGAACCGGAAGCTCCACGCCATGCTGACCAAGGCGGGCGTGGAGGTGTGAGGCAGGCGGTCCAGCCTGTCTGACGTTTGCCTTGATCGAACATCCCGTTGTGGTACAATCCCCCCTTAATCTTCGGAGGGGGAAGAATGGTTGTGCTGCGCTACATCGGATTGTTTTTTGTGTTGGGAATGCTTTCCGGCTGCGAAAGCGGCGGGAGTGCCGTGGGAAGTTCTTCTGGCGCCAGCAGGGATTCTTCCGGGGCAAGAGCCATCTCCGGGCAGGTGGTCGACGATGCCGGACTTCCGGTTGACCAGGCGACCGTTTCCGCGTACGGGGTGGTTTCGCAAAGCGGCCCGGACGGAAAATTCGTCCTCAAAGGAATCTCCTCGATTCCGGCACGTATCGTCGTCCAAGCCGACAAGGAAGGGTTCTTTCCAGCCACGGCGGGAAGCCAAGCCGGCACATCGCAGATGCCCTTCGTGATTGTCTCGTTGGCAAAAAAGCAGCTTCTGGGAGTGGTTTCCAACGGTGCCGGTGGCGAGTTGGGGACGGGCGCGATCAAGATCAAATGCCAGCCGGAAAGCTTCGCAGGAAGCTCCACGGACAC
This DNA window, taken from Fibrobacterota bacterium, encodes the following:
- the thiD gene encoding bifunctional hydroxymethylpyrimidine kinase/phosphomethylpyrimidine kinase; translation: MKPVCLTIAGSDPSGGAGIQADLRTFQNFGVHGAAAISLITFQNSLGVHGVEVLPAPWVAAQARAVLDDLPVGAVKTGALGDAEVVCAVAEVLSERGLPLVVDPVMASKAGRSLLSDAAIEASWTRLFPLASLLTPNLDEISVLLERPVSNLEQMREAAEELLVKSQARAVLVKGGHLPGNLAVDVLCDAEGCREWTFPRVDTVHTRGTGCTYASAIAAGISQGLGLREAVDQARKWLQGALENAFAMGAGRGCLG
- a CDS encoding geranylgeranyl reductase family protein, which translates into the protein MNPPPRESVDLLVVGAGTGGCAAAIAARRQGLSVAIVDRREFSDIGTKACGDAMEGEELRWCREVLGVDLAPAILKAGLGARITTSDGSHSLVLGPELGSRAMVDRPAMGKLLLNRAIEAGAVFHPATKASGWIVENGVVRGIQTDSGEYRARCCIDASGAVSGLRERVETASPLERKGHPSRMAFAYREIARVPQGLPHPNEIELTYDLRQSNGGYVWYFPNGENRMNAGIGGAVAALPWARRLHDHGQSWGLAWERESAAGAFLPARAFLSCAVAPGYIACGDAACCVGPLDGAGIHSSLLSGYLAALQGAKALSGGGQATLEALWDYQGAYLRYGWGHIRDHGAGISAQEVLRPLLQKLSQAEFDALVRLADERTVTALYNTSWKSIPPLLAILGKLALRPRLVTRIAKALWRMTRLRSHLLAFPRTPAAHPAWNRKLHAMLTKAGVEV